GCTTCGCTCGCGTGTCCTGAGCGGGCAGTGGGATGCCGCTGGCGTGCCCCGGTGTCGAGATTCCCGAGGCGTGCCTCGCTCCCGAGTCCAGAGCGCGAGGGCAGGGAGGCGACTCACACGAGAGTCGCCTCCGAGGCCACCTACTTGCGCTTGCCGGCCTTCTTCGCCGGGGCCTTGGCGGCCTTCGCCTTGGCCTTCGGGGCCTTGGCCTTGGCGGGGGCGGCCTTCTTCCCGCCCGCGCCCTTGTCGCCCTTCCACAGGCCGCTCATCCACGCCTCGACGTCCTTCACCGTGCGCGGGATGTTGCCCGACAGCACCTTGCAGCCTCGCGCGGTGATGACGATGTCGTCCTCGATGCGCACGCCGATGCCGCGGTAGCGCGCGGGCACCGTCAGGTCGTCCTTCTGGAAGTACAGGCCCGGCTCCACCGTGAGCACCATGCCCGCCTCGAGCTTGCCGTACTTGTACGCCTCCTGCCGCGCCTGCGCGCAGTCGTGCACGTCCAGGCCCAGCATGTGGCTGACGTTGTGCAGCGAGTAGCGCTTGTAGAACTGGTGCTCGTCCTTGAGCGCCTCCTCGGCGTCCTCGAGGATGCCCAGCTTCTCCAGGCCCTGGGCCAGCACGCGCATGGCGTGGCGGTTGGGCTCCATGAAGTCGTTGCCCGGCTTCGCCGCGGCGAAGGCCGCCTCCTGCGCGGCGTACACCAGCTCGTAGATGGCCTTCTGCTCCGGGGAGAAGCGGCCGGAGATGGGCAGCGTGCGGGTGATGTCCGCGGTGTAGAGCGAGTGGCCCTCCACGCCCGCGTCGAGCAGCAGCAGGTCGCCGGGCACCAGCGGGCCGTCATTGCGCGTCCAGTGCAGCACGCACGCGTGCGAGCCGCTGGCGGCGATGGTGTTGTAGCCCACGTCGTTGCCTTCCACGCGCGCGCGCAGGTTGAACACGCCCTCGACGTACCGCTCGCTCTTGGCCTGCTGCCTGAGGCTGCGGATGACGTCCTCGAAGCCGCGCTGCGTGGCGTCGATGCTCACCTGCAGCTCGCGCAGCTCCTGCGCGTCCTTGATGAGGCGCATCTCCGACAGCGTCGTCGCCAGCGCCTTGTCGCGCTCGCCACCCGCGGGCACGGCGTCGTCCACCTTGGCGGAGAAGCCGCGCAGCACGCGCGTGGACTTCGCCGCCGCGCCCCCCAGCTTCGACAGGTAGTCCGGGAGCGTGTCCAGGCCCCGCGCCTCGTCGATGTCGTGGTGCGCGCGGCTCTCCGGCACGCCCATGCGCGGGCCGACCCACAGCTCGCCCTTCACGCGGTCCGTGAAGAACGTCGCGTTGCTCCGGCCGGGATTGGGCTCCACGAAGAGGATGTCCGTGTGGCCGCCGCCCGCCTTGGGCTCGAGCACCAGCACGCAGTCCGGCTCCAGGTTGCCGGTCAGGTAGTAGAAGTCCGTGCCCGGGCGGAAGCGGAAGTAGGTGTCGTTGGCGCGCACCTTCTCGTGGCCAGTGGGGATGACGAGCGTCTCGCCAGGGAACGCCTTCGACAGGGCCTGGCGGCGCGCCTTGAAGGCCGCGGCGAACTTGTGCTTCGCCGGCGGCTTGCGCGTCTGCGGCTTCCACTCTTTCAGCATGAAGTCGAGCAGCGCCGGAGGCGGCGCCGAATCGTGGCTCGCGGGCTTCGCCGCGGGGGCCTGGGGCTCGGACGTGACGAGGGACTGCTGCTCACCGACAGCCGGTTGCGCGCTGTCGGAGACACCGGACGTTGAAGGGATGGACGTGGCCATGGCCGCCCACTTTGGGCCTCACCCTGGCCCCCTTCAAGTGCGAGATGCACCGTGACGCGCGGCGGTGTCTTCCTTGAGAAGGGCCACTTGCCCCACGAGCACGGGGACGGCCGTCTCCACGCGCAGGATGCGGGGCCCCAACGAGAAAGGTCGGAAGCCGTGGGATTCCAACAGTTGGGCCTCGAAGGAAACCCAGCCGCCGTCGGGGCCGATGGCGAGCACGACGCGCTCGGGCAGGTCCGCCGCCGCGTCGCGCAACGGCTGGGTCGCGGGGGGATGGGGGAGCAGGCGTCGCGCGGTGGGGGGGAAGAGGTGGTCGAGCTCGTCCTCGACGAAGGGGCGGAAGCGCTCGCGGACGAGGACTTCCGGGAGGTGGGTGTCGCGCGCCTGTTCCAGGCCCTGGAGCAGCAGGTCCCTCACGAAGTCCGCGTCGAGCACCTTGGAGTCGAAGTAGCTCTTCTCCACGCGGGCCGCGTTGATGAGCACCACCCGGTCCACGCCGAGCGAGGCCACGGCGGGCAGGA
This sequence is a window from Myxococcus stipitatus. Protein-coding genes within it:
- a CDS encoding aminopeptidase P family protein; translation: MATSIPSTSGVSDSAQPAVGEQQSLVTSEPQAPAAKPASHDSAPPPALLDFMLKEWKPQTRKPPAKHKFAAAFKARRQALSKAFPGETLVIPTGHEKVRANDTYFRFRPGTDFYYLTGNLEPDCVLVLEPKAGGGHTDILFVEPNPGRSNATFFTDRVKGELWVGPRMGVPESRAHHDIDEARGLDTLPDYLSKLGGAAAKSTRVLRGFSAKVDDAVPAGGERDKALATTLSEMRLIKDAQELRELQVSIDATQRGFEDVIRSLRQQAKSERYVEGVFNLRARVEGNDVGYNTIAASGSHACVLHWTRNDGPLVPGDLLLLDAGVEGHSLYTADITRTLPISGRFSPEQKAIYELVYAAQEAAFAAAKPGNDFMEPNRHAMRVLAQGLEKLGILEDAEEALKDEHQFYKRYSLHNVSHMLGLDVHDCAQARQEAYKYGKLEAGMVLTVEPGLYFQKDDLTVPARYRGIGVRIEDDIVITARGCKVLSGNIPRTVKDVEAWMSGLWKGDKGAGGKKAAPAKAKAPKAKAKAAKAPAKKAGKRK
- a CDS encoding 16S rRNA (uracil(1498)-N(3))-methyltransferase, which gives rise to MNLLLLFDEDFLPDGTARLTGRRAQHAREVLRAEPGESLRVGRLGGLTGAGEVLENTPGVLHLRVSLSEPPPPRAGIDLLLAIPRPKALKKVLPAVASLGVDRVVLINAARVEKSYFDSKVLDADFVRDLLLQGLEQARDTHLPEVLVRERFRPFVEDELDHLFPPTARRLLPHPPATQPLRDAAADLPERVVLAIGPDGGWVSFEAQLLESHGFRPFSLGPRILRVETAVPVLVGQVALLKEDTAARHGASRT